CAACAGATCATCAACCGTTATATTTTGTTGCATGGTATGTAGtagtaatataatataattagtaggttatttttaaaatttaaataattaatataaaatataataaatacaaaattaatatttatttaattaataaaaactacatcaatttttatttcatattttggataatctatttattaaaagaaataatttttaaaatgattttaattttaatgtattgatcgtgtaaaatattttagtgCAATCACCTCcgtttttttgaataattatttatgcGGTCAATATAAAagattgttatttttattgatgtgaCATTATATAATCAAATGTacatgtaaaattattttacattgacagccattaaaattaaatttttttaaaatatcatttcaaAAACTAAGTCAAAGATTACCTCAATATTCTTAATCTTTTAAAGAGTTACAATTTGAAAAGAGATTGTCTTAGACTCTTAAGCTGTATTTAAAAAGGAAATTAAGATAGacagagaaattaaaaaataaaaattaaatttttatattgtatttattgtaaaatatattaaattgaattatgtctcattattatatttaattttaaataaatataaaaattgagaaataaatttaaaatttaaaaaattaaataaaaatatttttaataaaaatatcattaaaattttaattttcatcattaaaattttagttatgTGTCTTCATTTTTTACGGAtactaaaaaaactaaaattttaaaaataaaaactaaaattgtagtttaaatttttaatcatcagatataatattaaatttcaGTCTATTAATTTTAATCTCAATCTTCCTAACAAAACTCTACCTTATCGTACACACACGTCCAATCCTATATAAGTTGAGGCCTTTGACTAATGTTAGTAAATTCATATAGAGTCTCATCCGAACGGAAGAGGTGGCACAATTTCTCCATAAACTTGAGAGCAACGATAACTTAAGAAGTTGAATTGTGGTAAAAGCTACCGAAACAAAGTAATGTGTTTTGATTGATAGAAACTTAATTATAGATAATTTTATGTAAAgttaatagataaaaataattaaataatttaataaatttaaaaaaaataaacaaataattttaataattaattttatataaaattaactgtatataaatttttattattttgataagttTTCAAACAACATGTCTAAttctatattattatattatatattatgtaaaaaaataaaattgttatCTAATcgataaatattattattttagatcaatacttaattatttatatttatagaaatttatatacataaattaatataatttatatttattaaaatttatacacataaattaataataataaaatttatttattaaaaataatttaattttcgtaccgacaaaaattatcaaaatatatGCCAGATCCAAAACTGAGTTTATTTAGACGagcttttaaatattttttatattatctatttttaaaaaattttacaaaaaagattaaaataattttatatttaaatattttataatttttttatttattaattatgtttaaatataacaatataaaaatattatttatttatttattatataaaaaatatttttttaaaattttttttaaaaaatataaattataattttaaaaacttatattttttattttttaatatttttatttttattattaaaatttatcaaatacgttaaaaaattaaaaaaaattattaaaaaaatatgtttttatcAATGACGCCTAAACAAACACTTTAACATATTTGGTTTTATGTAGATTCATGTTTCTGAATTCTGACACCgctattaatttttgttttgtttcgtAATCGTAACTTGCCTCCACGCTTCTTGATCTCATCTATCTCTATGTGTGCAAGTGTAGAAGATCTAAGGAGGAGAGAGAAATCTAGAGACAGCGACATCAGATCAACATCAATGACTATTAGGGAGTGGTCTTTGGTCAAAGCTAAGTAATAGATTTGCATTCGGTGTAGCATTCACTAAAGTAATTATAATTTAGGAAGCATTTCAAGTACACCGAGAGTACCGGTGTACCAGTTGTTTTAACCATCGATCtgaatcataaaaaatatatataatatattaattaaaatcaacggttaaaataaTTGGTGTACCGGTGCTCCCTGGTGCACTTGAAATGTTTcctataatttataaattgaacCCAAAATCCATAACCGTTAAATCATAAAAGTTTCTCTGCATTTTTGTTTTATTACGTTTGAACCCTCTTTCgtttgttctcttctcttgtTCGAGGTCGGGGCTTATCCAGTTACCCTCAACACAGTGAATGACGCTTCAAGGCAATGTGAAGGCACGCAAAACTCCAAATTCCAAATCACCATTTCAACAACGGCATCGATTTTGTTGAATTTTGTCAAACAAGCAATGGACCAAGAGGTGGAAGATACCTTTGAAAAAAAGTAcatattagtttattaatttgTATATTATATTACAATCAGGATAATACGCCAAAGAGTGAAGAAAATTTCTTTAGTCGCCATTATGTTTGGATAAATTTCATCTCTTTTATTGTAAgtgaatataaataaataataaaattgtatTCATCTgtgaatttttaaaaacttttcaCTACTTGAGAAaggataaataatagataattaaatttttcaCAGTATAAAAGACTGTCATTATGAATCTAGAAGAACCTTGATGAGTGGGACTGCAACACTGCTACTTTAATAACTTTATGCATGTACATTGTTTATTGAATCATGGTGCAGAAGGCCGAGAGGCCAATAGTTTTGACTTTCGGTACAATTTTGTAGTGCAGTGGGTATATACAGTTGATTGATAATTCAACATCAATCTTTTTGTTTAAAAGTTTGCTCACGCGAGTATAAGAGTGATCTGAACGAAATTATAAAAAGTAGGTTAGAGACACGAGATTGTCATCAACTCGTCATCCTCCTATTTCAAGTTTCTAATGTCTTGAGTTAGTCATTTTTAATAGTAGAAAGTATTTCTACAAAAATTCTGATACTCAAGTTAGTATGAACtaaaagagaaactaaattaaaaatatatttaaaatagtGTATATATTATAAGATCGTGGTGTCATCAACTCTTTTCCATATATTTTTTAGAGGCTATAGAGTTGATTTTCAGGTTAAATTAATCTAGAAGAATGAATTGTTATTCTCATGAATTGTTTAATACTTTATTGTGATATCATATGTTTATACAATGATCTTAGATTTATATGTAGTTGATGTTGTAACATTCTCTTTAAAAATAGAATGATGTTTACAATGTAGTAATTAACTTAATAAAATcgagttattaaatattataaagagTCTTTGGAATGCAAAAGACCACTTAATCATCCGATTCATTGAAATTTCTTATACTCTTTGAATCCAGTTCTTTGTTACAGAACCGTCCCAAAAATCGAAAATAAGGAAATACAAAAACTTCTGAGTACAAGTTAAATGGAGAAAACACCATTCTAAAGATATACAAATATCATTTTGGGCAATAGTAATGTTCCAATGTTATGAAATTATCATCTTAGCACAACAAGAACATGAACATGTACACTACTCAGCACTAACATAGATAGCACTATGACTCTGAGTCATGGGTGATGTCATAAGGCAAGTTCGCTTCTGATGCTTCCAAAGAATCACATCATACCAGTTATTTATAACGTACACGTTCACATTTTTTCGGGTAGGCCTAGTATAGCCTTTCAAACAACTATAATATAGATACTTTGAGATGAAGTATGAAACTAACTTCAGGttcaatattcacatatacaatTATTTGAAGTTATTTTAATTAACCTTAGGAAGCTAAGACCTGCATTTGTTCACCTTTAATGAATCAAATGATAGTAAATAAGATGGCAAAGACAGAAACCATTCCAGCATTATATTCCTAACCGAGTAAAAACATTTGCTGATGATGCTTACAAAGAATTGCACCTCTTGAGGCCCTTGGCATTCAGGTAGAGATAACTGATTTTGTCATCAGATGGCAGTGATGTTGTAGATACAGGAGTTAATCCAGAATACCAACCATTCATCTTTGCCAAGTATATTTTATTTACATGTTTCATAAGTTCATACTTCTCCATCCAAGCCTGAGCTGCATATTCATCAAATGGCATCCACTGCAGCAGAGAATAATAGCAACAATGGATAAGATAACATACTTAGCTAGTAGCGGTATGcatcaattaaattaaatagtAGGTACCTTTGCAGCATCTATCTCAACCTCCTGTATTTTTATGTCAGAAGTAAGAGGCCGCAACAAGCACACAAAAAATAGATCTGACTTCTCAAAGAATGTCTTGTGACTTTGTCTGTCCATCAGATATTCAGGTTGAATAAGAGAGCAATACATATTTTCACCCATAAACCATTTTATCAATAGTAGTGTGTATGGAAAAAGAAACACTAGCAAGTTTAGAACTTTCAAATGAACCATGCAAGACCAAGGGTGGAGCCAACATTATCTGAATAAGGTGCTAAGAATTTCCTATTGTTCTTCAATGTGTTTTGAACCTTGCAGCTAATGCAGCCTCCAACCTGAGGTCACCATATTCAACCATTccaatttccttttcaaacACATTACAAGAAtgaattttatgtaaaaatgcTACCTGAATGCCAATACTTCCACAAACTCTGAGTCAATCTGAGAAATTGAGAGAACTCGGAATAAATAAGCTTAGATTGATGATGTTAGACTTGATTAAAAAGCCATATTTAAAATGATCCCACATTTAAAAGGTTCCACAAAGAGATTACTTACTCCTGTTTCTTctttgacctctcttaccaccGCTGCAGTAATATCTTCCCCCTGTTAGGTTGAATGAGTAGATTATATACGCACAGAATAACTCATCAAATATGAAGAAAGATATCCAATCCTTTTCACCTCATCAACAACTCCAGTAGGGAGTTTCCAGTATCCAGTTCCTTGAAAATGTCCAGTCTTTTCTTGAACCACAAGGATCTACCAAACAGTTGATAGTTCATAAATGAGACATTAACACCGAATGCTAATAGAGCTGGATTCCCAAGAATTATTGGCAGTAAGATACAGATTAGTCACCATTTTTCACAAAAACTGAAATATAGCATTCTTCACA
Above is a genomic segment from Arachis stenosperma cultivar V10309 chromosome 1, arast.V10309.gnm1.PFL2, whole genome shotgun sequence containing:
- the LOC130968875 gene encoding nudix hydrolase 2-like → MTAGNQEQQIELLTSTDDDHGGVIVELDKPMDSTTFVPILRASISHWKKQGKRGLWVKVPIHLVNLVEALVKEGFWYHHAEPNYLMLVHWIAESVNTIPANATHRVGVGALVSNEKGEILVVQEKTGHFQGTGYWKLPTGVVDEGEDITAAVVREVKEETGIDSEFVEVLAFRQSHKTFFEKSDLFFVCLLRPLTSDIKIQEVEIDAAKWMPFDEYAAQAWMEKYELMKHVNKIYLAKMNGWYSGLTPVSTTSLPSDDKISYLYLNAKGLKRCNSL